A stretch of DNA from Thermodesulfobacteriota bacterium:
CCGCCTGGGGCCGGGCCAAGGCCGCGGCTCTGGACGCGGTGATCGGCGTCATCGAGCGGCTCGGCGCGAAAGAGGTCAAAACCGGCGTCGCCGGGCAGGAACCCAAGCTCGAAGCCGCAGCCCAGGACGCCCTGCGTCATGCCGTGGCCAAGGCCGATCCGAAGAAGACGCCGGACGGAACCGTCACCCGCATCGTGCGCGAGGTACTGCGGGGCTTCCTGCCGCTGAAATAATTCGGAGGACGGACCGTGATCGAAACCCAGGACCGTCAGCACGAGGAGCGATACAAAAACCGTTGGTACGGCAAGTACCGAGCGTTCTTGCGGGACAACAACGATCCGGAGCGGCTCGGCCGCTGTCGGCTCGAAATCCCCGCCGTGCTCGGCACCGGCAAGGAGAACTGGTCGGAATGGGCGTGGCCCTGCTTTGCCTACGGAGGCAACGAAGACATCGGCGTGTTTCTCATCCCCGAGGAAGGGGCTTCCGTCTGGGCCGAGTTCGAGGGCGGCAACGTCCAGTACCCGATCTGGTCCGGCGTGTGGCTGGCCAAGACCAACCCCGGCGAACAACCGGAAGAATCGAAGCGCCTGTGCTCCGATCCGACCTGCACCGACTGTGAGGACAAGCTCGAACACAAGCCCGATCGGCAAGACGACCTAGAGCACAAGAAACACCACGGTCACCCGCCGTACTACTGCCCGCGCCGCAAGGTTCTTCTCAAGACCGAAACCGGTCACACCATCGTTCTCGACGACCGGGACGAGGAGGAGTTCCTCAAGGTCATCGACCGGGCGGGGCAGATTCTCCACATGGAATGCCGCGTGAAGCGCGACGTTCAGGCCGGCAATGCGCGCCGCCGGGGGACCAAGGACGCCGAGCAGGGCGACCAACTCGACATCGACTCGGACATCAAGGACCAGAAGGCCCGGATCGAGATCACCGATCTGTGCCGCCAGTTCGTGCGCTGGGAGGCGTGGAAGGACAAGGAGAAAATCCATATCCAGTCCTGCGACAAATCCCGCGCCCGGTGGCAGAAGATTCTCATCGACACCACCAAGGGCAAGGAGAAGGTCCACATCTGGGGTCTCTGCGGCACGCAGGAAATCCTCATCGATTCCACCGCCGGGACCGAGATGATTCGTCTCACGGACAAGGCCGGCCAGGTCGTCGTGATGAACGCGGCCGCCGGACAGGAGCGCATCCAAGCCACGGACAAATCCGGAAGCGTGATCCTCATGGACGCCGTCATGGGGAACATCGTCATCCGCTCGACGAACAAGGTGCTGATCAACCCATGACAAACAACGAGACGACAAGCCCCGCGGCATCCCTGGTCATGACCGTGTATAACGGCGAGCGTTATCTCGCCGAGGCGGTCGAAAGTGTTCTGGCCCAAACCCGGCGGGACTTTGAACTGGTCGTCTGGGATGACGGCTCCACTGACCGGACACTGGAGATCGCCCGTGACTACGCCAAGCTGGACGACCGCGTGCGCGTCGTCGCTGCGAAGCATCTGGGCCGGACCCCGGCGCTCAAGGCCGCGATTGCGGAGACGGCCGCGCCGTACCTCGGCTGGGTCGACGGCGACGACATCCTCGCCGTGACGGCGTTGGAAGAGACCGCCGCGGTTCTCGACCGGGAATCCTCTGTAGGTCTGGTCTACACCGACTACGTGACCATCGGGGAGGACGGCAAGGCACGCGGCTACGGCAACCGCTGCCGGATTCCCTTCTCCAAGGACCGGATGCTTCTCGACTTCATGACTTTCCATTTCCGCCTGATGCGGCGCTCGGCCTTCGTCGCGGCGGGCGGCATCGACGAAAGCTTCCGTTGCGCGGAGGACTACGACCTCTGCCTGCGTATGGCGGAGCTGACCGAGGTCCGCCACATCCGCAGACCGCTCTATTACTACCGCATCCATGCGGACTCCATCTCCCAGCGCATGCGGATCGAACAGATCCACTGCGCCCGCGACGCCGTGGTCCATGCGCTGGAACGGCGAGGCCTGTCCGACCGGTTCGAGATCGATCTGCAGATACGCGGCCGCTTTTCGCTGCGAAGGAGGAAAACGAATGGATGAAACCCGACATGAAAGCGCCCCGTGCGACTGGAACCGGAGCGAGCGGATGCTGGCACGGACCTTCGAATCCTGGCGGGCCGAATTCCGGAGCATACTCGAAGACCACCGCCGGGAAATCCAGGCGCGGCTTGAAAAGATCGAACGGGAAATCGAAAAGAAGTCGGACAAGGAGAACGTGGACCTTCTGGTGCGCAGCATCCAGGATGATCTGCGCCGCCATACCGACGACATCAAGAACCTGCAGTCGGGCATGAACGAGAAGATGGGCGTCGAGACCATGTGGAAGGTGGTCGGTCTTGTGCTCACTGTCGGCGGAGCCGTGGGCGGCGTGGTCGGCTTTCTGGTCCACGTCCTGACGGGAAAATAACCATGGCAAGACCCCAGGCGAGACTCGGCGATATCTCCAGTCACGGCGGCGTGATCGTCACCGGCGCGCTTCGCACCGTCGTCAACGGAAGACCCGCGGCGCGGCTTGGCGATCTGCACGTCTGCCCGATACCGGGCCACGGCGTGACGCCCATCGTCACGGGCAGCCTCGACACCGCGACCGAAGGACTGCCGAACGCACGCATCGGCGACATCACGGCCTGCGGCGCGATCATCGTGACCGGCAGCCTGAACACCAACGACTGAGGACCGAGGATGGATTTCGAGGAACCGCAGTTTCACTACTGGGACGTCTTCCCCAAGACGGTGAAAGTGTCGCTCACCGGCTGGTCGGTAACGATACCGCTTTCCGTGCGCGGCGTTCCCACCGGGCAGATTGAGTTCGAATCCGCCGATTCCAACATCGCCTGGGTGGACGAAGACGGAAGGCTGAACCTCGGTTGGCAGGCGGGTGCGACGGTCGTCATGGCATACGACTCGGAGAATCGGGACAGCGTCCGCTACATCCAGGTGGAGGTCGTCGATTACGGACAAGGCGGAGGCGGAGGGTACGACGGGTATGGTTATGACTATCCCACATAACCTTCCATTGTCCTTCTGGGAAGTCGCTCCCTCTCTGATCCGGGAACCATATCGGGAGACGGAACAAGCGGTCCCGGTGGCCGTCATCGGATCGCCCGGCGGCGAGGTGCGGTTCGAGTCCGTCCATCCGGAAATCGCCAGGGTCGAGAACGGTGTGCTGCGCTTCGGCGCGACACCCGGCGCGACCATCATCGTGGCCGAGGCGATCCGGGACGAGGTGGTGTCATCCCGCAGATACATCCAGGTCGACGTGGAGAAGCCCAAAGCCGCGGCGGTGCTCGACGGGAGACCGTC
This window harbors:
- a CDS encoding glycosyltransferase, with amino-acid sequence MTNNETTSPAASLVMTVYNGERYLAEAVESVLAQTRRDFELVVWDDGSTDRTLEIARDYAKLDDRVRVVAAKHLGRTPALKAAIAETAAPYLGWVDGDDILAVTALEETAAVLDRESSVGLVYTDYVTIGEDGKARGYGNRCRIPFSKDRMLLDFMTFHFRLMRRSAFVAAGGIDESFRCAEDYDLCLRMAELTEVRHIRRPLYYYRIHADSISQRMRIEQIHCARDAVVHALERRGLSDRFEIDLQIRGRFSLRRRKTNG
- a CDS encoding PAAR domain-containing protein; translated protein: MARPQARLGDISSHGGVIVTGALRTVVNGRPAARLGDLHVCPIPGHGVTPIVTGSLDTATEGLPNARIGDITACGAIIVTGSLNTND
- a CDS encoding phage baseplate assembly protein V, whose translation is MIETQDRQHEERYKNRWYGKYRAFLRDNNDPERLGRCRLEIPAVLGTGKENWSEWAWPCFAYGGNEDIGVFLIPEEGASVWAEFEGGNVQYPIWSGVWLAKTNPGEQPEESKRLCSDPTCTDCEDKLEHKPDRQDDLEHKKHHGHPPYYCPRRKVLLKTETGHTIVLDDRDEEEFLKVIDRAGQILHMECRVKRDVQAGNARRRGTKDAEQGDQLDIDSDIKDQKARIEITDLCRQFVRWEAWKDKEKIHIQSCDKSRARWQKILIDTTKGKEKVHIWGLCGTQEILIDSTAGTEMIRLTDKAGQVVVMNAAAGQERIQATDKSGSVILMDAVMGNIVIRSTNKVLINP